The window AGGCGCTCTCTGTGTGGGAATTGTCATTCCATATGATGATAAGCTCCTGACCTCCTACCTCACTGGAAGCAAATCCGGGACTGGAGCTGCGTAAGTCTACCTCCCCTTCCTTTTACAAACTCCAAACTATCTGACTTACTTGACGACTTAGATCTCCCTACGTTATCTCTATGGTCGAATTTGGAATCAAAGGCCTTCCTTCCTTGGTCAATGCCTTGATTATGACATCTGTGCTTTCCTGCGGAAACAATGTTGTGTTCTCTTCTATCCGTACACTGCATGGTTTAGCAGTTGACGGGAAGGCCCCCGGATTTCTTGCAAAGGTCAACAGACATGGTATTCCGTACTACGCAGTCATTGCATCTCTGGCCTTTTGCCTTCTTGCCTTCCTGCAGCTTAGCAAGTCGTCTTCCACGGTGCTGGACTGGCTCGTTGGAATTTGCACCGCATCATATCTGATCAACTACTTTGGAACGGTTGTGACTTACCTACACTTTTATGCTGCCCTTCGCAAACAAGGGATCGACCGAAAAACATTACCATACCAAGGAGTCCTCCAGCCATATCTGGCCTGGTATGCATTGTTTGGCACGCTCATAATGACTCTGATAATCGGCTATACCGTGTTTATCAATGGTGAGTGGGATATTACGAGTTTTGTGACAAGTTACTTGATGGTCGGCTTCTTCCCTGTTGCTTTTCTGTTCtggaagatcatcaagcGTACGCGTTACGTTCGGCCAGGGGACGCGGACCTTCAACTTGGCAATGTCAAAGATGAGATTGACCTCTATGAAGCGCTTTATGAGCCGCCAAGGAGAGGGAAAATCTCCGGTTGGTTCAACAGTTTCTTCGAGTAACCGATCAGTTACTATTTGTATTGGAATAGTTAGCAGTTGATGCTTAGGTATATTGGGATTTGCTTTCAAATTACTATAGCTACGGTTACCTTGATAAATTCAATTATCGGATGAACAATGGGAAGAATACTTTTGCCATATTGCACGGAGATCTAGTGCAACAGATGTCTTAAAAAAACGAAGCGATGGTAGAAATGCTAGATTTAGTTCACATAACAGGCGAGACATTGCAAGGGGAAGACTAGATTGCGATTGACTACAACTCCCAACATATCCCGAAGCAATATGAACATGCAAGCTGGATCGATTTCCTGTATTTAAGAgccaacaacatcatccgcgtTTAGTATTAAACTCGCGAAAAAGAGTGGTTCCCTCACAAATTCCTCTGCTCTAATAAACTCATCTGTAGTATGCGCTCGGTTCAAATTCTCCACCAAGTTCACCGGCGTGAATCGGTAAATATTTTTTGTCAAAGCCCAGTAAAACTTGGTGTCGGTATTGGCTGCCATTAGGTAGGGAGTGACGATAAGCTCGTCATCTTGGTCTAACGGCTTCAGAACGTTTTTAATGGTCCCGGACAAGATTCGGAAAGATTCGGCATCAACTGGAGAGACGGGAGCTGGTTCCAGGGCATCAACACCAAACAGGCAAACTTTTCGTTTTTCTAGAGAATGACACGGGGATTTGAAGCCTTCAAAAACCATACCGTGCTTTTTTGCAATGGGCCTGATGAGATTTTCATAGTGCTCTTCAACCTGGGAGACCGATGTTTCCACTGCTAGCCGCAAGTTGATCAGTGTCGATGCGGATTCGGGGATTGCATTAATTTTCACACCACCGTTGATCTTTCCAACAGACTGGCTTGTCCTGAAATAATATCTCATATTATCCAGTATTTCGACCAATTTTTGTTGAGCCGAACCGTCACCGTGAGCCACCTTGCTCAATTTGTCCCTGACCGAAATGGGGAAACTGGATTCCGGAGCATGCGCAGCCGCGCACTCCAAAAAGCCAAAGATTGGATTCTCGGTGGTCACTTGTCTGGGAAATGTGTGATTTTCAATTGCCACCAGGATTTCCGATAGGACGCCAATGACATTGTGATCAGGCGGATTGCTTGCATGGCCACCGGTCGAAGTGACATTGATCCCGACGTCGAGATAACCCTTTTCTGCGACAGAGACCATGGCAAATGATTGATCGAATTCTTTGTGGATACCCATAGATCCCTCGTCCATGATCAGATAGATACCATCGTCTCCATACCGATCATGAAGGAAATTCGAAATAGGCCTTGCACAATTCTCTCCGCTGATTTCCTCATCGCAACCAAAAGCCAATATAACCGTCCTTTTTGGTTTAAATCCGCTCTTGATCAACAGATCCAGGCTCTCAATGATCGAAATTAGATAGCCCTTGTCATCAGTCGCACCGCGGCCCCAGATAATTTCACCATCGTAGTGGCCCTCATATGGCGGATGGGTCCAGTCTTTCACATTCTCAGCCAGTACTGGAACCACATCCTGGTGTGCAAGCATGAGGATTGGCTTGGCATCTGAGGCTGGAACGCTGCCTTCCCATGTCAGGATCAACCCGTGGGTATTGGCGTGATCCAGCTTAACATTCTCGAGGACGGTTGGGTAGTTGGATTGAATGTAATCCTCCATTTGGTAAAATATATCCCATCTTTTGTCTTCGCCGATGGGGCCTAGCTCGTCATAACTTTCAGATGGAATTTGAATCATGCCAGAAAGCTTGTTGATGATTTCTCGGTGATAGTCCGGTGATTCTACCTTTTCTCGAACGAATTGTTCAACATTGGTATTTTTTGGCGATAGTTTCGGCACCTGCTGGCATACGCCAGATTCATTTCCCCAGGAATATTTGTCCAACTCAGACGGGCCAAAAAGTTTGAGCGGATTGCCGAGGGTTGCGACAAGCGCTGATAGCAGCCCAATTGCAAGTGCACCATGAATCAACCAAGAACTGGTGGTGACCTTATCTAGTCGCTGGTTGGTTTGCTTGTTCATACCTGGAAATGTTGATAGCCAAAGAAAATGGAAGGGAATTAGATGAAAGCAACCCTAACTTTCAACAAGGGTTGTTGACTCGTGCCGGCAATTGGTTTATAAGCTGGTCTAGATCAATACATGGCGAACATGTATCTATTGACCTCCACATACTCGTTTAAAATCCGTTTAGTCAATGGAAAACAAATGTACCATTTCGCGCGCGTTGCGCCTTGTGGAGCTGGGTTACGAAGGACTGGGTCCCGAACAATGCGCGATCAGATCCA of the Penicillium psychrofluorescens genome assembly, chromosome: 1 genome contains:
- a CDS encoding uncharacterized protein (ID:PFLUO_001031-T1.cds;~source:funannotate), whose translation is MAFAIPYEITAINVLLTFWTDKIPIAAVVVICLVIYAGLNGLAVRYFGTAEFYLAIFKIFLMVGLIFYTFVTMVGGNPEHDAYGFRYWNKPGSFVEYLAPGNTGRFLGVLSCMIQGSFTMVGPEYISMTAGEAENPRKLMHRAFSSFVWRLLFFFIGGALCVGIVIPYDDKLLTSYLTGSKSGTGAASPYVISMVEFGIKGLPSLVNALIMTSVLSCGNNVVFSSIRTLHGLAVDGKAPGFLAKVNRHGIPYYAVIASLAFCLLAFLQLSKSSSTVLDWLVGICTASYLINYFGTVVTYLHFYAALRKQGIDRKTLPYQGVLQPYLAWYALFGTLIMTLIIGYTVFINGEWDITSFVTSYLMVGFFPVAFLFWKIIKRTRYVRPGDADLQLGNVKDEIDLYEALYEPPRRGKISGWFNSFFE
- a CDS encoding uncharacterized protein (ID:PFLUO_001032-T1.cds;~source:funannotate) — encoded protein: MNKQTNQRLDKVTTSSWLIHGALAIGLLSALVATLGNPLKLFGPSELDKYSWGNESGVCQQVPKLSPKNTNVEQFVREKVESPDYHREIINKLSGMIQIPSESYDELGPIGEDKRWDIFYQMEDYIQSNYPTVLENVKLDHANTHGLILTWEGSVPASDAKPILMLAHQDVVPVLAENVKDWTHPPYEGHYDGEIIWGRGATDDKGYLISIIESLDLLIKSGFKPKRTVILAFGCDEEISGENCARPISNFLHDRYGDDGIYLIMDEGSMGIHKEFDQSFAMVSVAEKGYLDVGINVTSTGGHASNPPDHNVIGVLSEILVAIENHTFPRQVTTENPIFGFLECAAAHAPESSFPISVRDKLSKVAHGDGSAQQKLVEILDNMRYYFRTSQSVGKINGGVKINAIPESASTLINLRLAVETSVSQVEEHYENLIRPIAKKHGMVFEGFKSPCHSLEKRKVCLFGVDALEPAPVSPVDAESFRILSGTIKNVLKPLDQDDELIVTPYLMAANTDTKFYWALTKNIYRFTPVNLVENLNRAHTTDEFIRAEEFVREPLFFASLILNADDVVGS